From the genome of Nocardia mangyaensis:
GGAGGAATTGCGGGCCGGGCCGGTCGTCGACCGGTTCGACGAAATGCTCAGTCCCACCGCCTATGTGCCGCGTGACCGCAAACTCGCGACCGTGGCCCGTCAGCTCTCGCGTGGTGAGCCGCCCGCCAAGGCGGTGGTGCGCGCCGCGGAGTGGGTGCACAAGGAGATGGACTACATCGCGGGCACGACCTCGGTGCACACCTCCGCGCTGCAGGCCTTCGCCGAACGGCGCGGGGTCTGCCAGGACTACGCGCACCTGACGCTGGTGTTGTTGCGCAGCATGGGAATTCCCAGTCGCTACGTCTCGGGCTACCTGCATCCCAAGCCGAGTGCCGCGATCGGCGAGACGGTGGCCGGGCAGTCGCACGCCTGGATCGAGGCGTGGACCGGGCAGTGGTGGGGTTACGACCCGACCAACAATCTGGCCGTCAACGAACAGCACGTCTCGGTCGGTGTCGGCCGCGATTACGCGGATGTGCCTCCTCTGAAAGGTGTTTTCTCCGGGGGCGGCTCGACAGACCTCGAAGTCGTTGTGGAGGTCACTCGCCTGGCGTAATGTCGCGTTCGCTCGTGCGGACCCCGCTCGTCGGCGGGGGATCACTCCTCCCGAAAGAGGTGGCGGCCGATGCCCACTGCGCAGGAACTCGTCGAAACCGACCCTGTTTCCGAGCCGAAGAAGTGGGCCGCCGAAGCGCTGGGCACCTTCATCCTGGTGATCTGTGGTCTCGGCACGCTGGTGCTCGCCGGTGATCGGGTCGGCGCGCTCGGCGTCGCCTTCGCGTTCGGGCTCACGCTGATGTTCCTGGTGTACGCGATCGGGCCGATCTCGGGCTGCCACGTCAATCCGGCGGTCACCCTCGGACAGTTGCTGCTCGGCCGGATCAGCGCGGTCGGCGCCGCCGGGTACGTGATCGCCCAGCTGATCGGCGCCTTCCTGGCGGGGCTGGTGCTGTTCGCGCTGGCCAAGAACTTGCCCTCCTACGACCGGGGCGTCGACGGGCTCGGCGCCAATGGCTGGGGCGCGCACAGCCCTTCGGCGCTGACCGGTCCGCTGGGCGAGGCCGTCCTGCAGAACGGATACGGCCTGGCGGCCACCATCATCATCGAGGTGATGCTGACCGCGCTGCTGGTGTTCGTGGTGCTGGCCTCCACCGACCAGATCTCCGACGTGCCGCTGGCCGGACTCTCGATCGGTGTCACGCTCACGGTGATCTACCTGGTCTCCCTGCCGATCGACAACACCTCGGTCAACCCGGCACGCAGCCTCGCGGTCGCGCCGTATCAGGACGGGGCGATGGCGCAGGTGTGGGCGTTCGTGGTGTTCCCGCTGATCGGTGGGGCGCTCGGCGCGCTGGTGTACGGCCTGGTGTTCGGGCGCTCGCGCGACCCGCACACCTAGGCCGTGACCCGGTCAGCTCCAGCTGTATTCGGCGACCAGGCGGTGCGCGACCAGGTCGAAGGTCTTGCGCTCGACGATCGCGCCCTCGCGACGGATGCCGTCCTCCGGCACGTCGATCACCCGGTCCAGCCGCACCCAGCTGGCCCGGCCCGCGTTGTCCCACGGGCCCGAGCCGATGCCGACCCAGTTGTGGTCGTGCGCGCGTTCGGGTTTCGACGACAGCATCAGCCCGAGCAGGGTCTTGCGGTCGCGCCCGACCACCAGCACCGGCCGATCCTTGCCATTGGTCGGGTCCTCCTCGAAGGGAACCCAGGTCCAGACGATCTCCCCGGGATCGGCGCGCCCGTCCAGTTGCGGGCAGTAGACGATCTGACGGGCGCGGTGGGCGGTGGGGACGGGCGTGGACGCGGTCGGGCGCACCGCGACGGCCGGTCCCGGCTTGGTCGCCAGGGCCCCCACCAGCTTCTCCAGCAGCCGCGGGCCCTGCTTGCGCACGATCTTCGGGCCCTGTTCCTTGGCGATCACGCCGAGCTGCTTGCCGAGTGTGTTCCAACTGCTGGCCATCCTTGAAATATAACGGGGACCCACGCAACAGTGCACCGGTGACGGAGCCGGGAATCCGGCCATGGGACGATGGACCGAGTTCGCCGATACCCCTCGAGGAGTGGAGTGGCTTCCAGTTTTGCCGATACGACGTTCACCGATCCGTCCCGGATCCGGAACTTCTGCATCATCGCCCACATCGACCATGGCAAGTCGACCCTGGCCGATCGGATGTTGCAGCTGACCGGTGTGGTCGAGGAGCGGGCCATGCGCGCCCAGTACCTGGACCGGATGGATATCGAACGTGAGCGCGGCATCACGATCAAGGCGCAGAACGTGCGGCTGCCGTGGTCGATCGACACCGCGGCCGGTCGCGAGGATTATGTCCTGCACTTGATCGATACTCCGGGCCACGTCGACTTCACCTATGAGGTCTCCCGCGCGCTCGAGGCCTGTGAGGGCGCGATCCTGCTGGTCGACGCCGCCCAGGGCATCGAGGCGCAGACACTGGCCAATCTCTACCTGGCGCTGGAGAAGGATCTGACGATCATCCCGGTGCTGAACAAGATCGACCTGCCCGCCGCCGACCCGGACCGCTACGCGGCCGAGCTGGCCCACATCGTGGGCTGCGAACCTGAGGACGTGCTGCGGGTCTCCGGCAAGACCGGCGTCGGCGTCACCGAACTGCTGGACAAGGTCATCGAGGCGGTCCCGGCCCCGGTCGGCGACTCCGATGCCCCGGCGCGGGCGATGATCTTCGATTCGGTCTATGACACCTACCGCGGCGTGATCACCTACATCCGCGTGGTGGACGGCAAGATCACCCCGCGCGAGAAGATCAAGATGATGTCGACCGGCGCGACCCACGAGCTGCTGGAAGTGGGCATCGTCTCGCCCGAGCCGAAGCCCACCCAGGGTCTGGGCGTCGGCGAGGTCGGTTACCTGATCACCGGCGTGAAGGATGTGCGCCAGTCGAAGGTCGGTGACACGGTGACCAGCGCCCGCAACGGCGCGACCGCGCCGCTGACCGGTTACCGCGAACCGCGCCCGATGGTCTACTCGGGTCTGTACCCGGTCGACGGCTCGGACTACCCGGATCTGCGCGATGCCCTCGACAAGCTGCAGCTCAACGACGCCGCGCTCACCTACGAGCCGGAGACCTCGGTGGCGCTGGGCTTCGGTTTCCGCTGCGGCTTCCTCGGGCTGCTGCACATGGAGATCACCCGCGAGCGGTTGCAGCGCGAATTCGGCCTCGATCTCATCTCTACCGCGCCCAACGTGGTGTACCGGGTGGAGATGGAGGACGGCACCGAGCACATCGTCACCAACCCCTCGTACTGGCCGGAGGGCAAGGCCCGGCACGTCTACGAGCCGATCGTGAAGTGCACGGTGATCTCGCCCAGCGAGTTCATCGGTTCGATCATGGAGCTGTGCCAGCAGCGTCGCGGCGAGCTCGGCGGCATGGACTACCTGTCCGAGACCCGCGTCGAGCTGCGCTACACGATGCCGATGGCCGAGATCATCTTCGACTTCTTCGACTCGCTCAAGTCGCGCACCCGTGGCTACGCCAGCCTCGACTACGAGGAGGCGGGTGAGCAGGCGGCCGACCTGGTGAAAGTCGACATCCTGTTGCAGGGCGAGGCGGTCGACGCGTTCAGCGCCATCGTGCACCGCGACGCGGCGCAGGCCTACGGGCACAAGCTCACCACCAAGCTGCGTGAGCTCATCCCGCGTCAGCAGTTCGAGGTGCCGATCCAGGCGGCGATCGGCTCGAAGATCATCGCGCGCGAGAACATCCGCGCCATCCGCAAGGACGTGCTCGCCAAGTGCTACGGCGGCGACATCAGCCGTAAGCGTAAGCTGCTCGAGAAGCAGAAGGAGGGCAAGAAGCGCATGAAGACCATCGGTCGCGTGGAGGTGCCCCAGGAAGCCTTCGTGGCGGCGCTGTCCTCGGATTCGGACAAGCCCAAGAAGTAGGCAGGACCCAGCTCAGGCGCCGGTGTTCACCGGCGCCTGAGCCATGTGCACGCGCAGGCGGACACCGCCCAGCGGGCTGTGCTCGAGTTCGGCGGTGCCGGCATGTAGTTCGGCCTGCTGACGCACCAGTGCCAGGCCGAGACCGGAACCGGGCGAGCCGGGCCGCTTGGCGAAACGGTCGAAAGCGGTGGGGGACAGGTGTTCCGGGATGCCGGAGCCGTTGTCGTCGATGGTGATCTCGATGTTGTCGGCGTCCGCGCGCGCCGCCACCGTGACCTCGGTGGCGTGCCCGTGATGGACCGCGTTGCTGACGGCATTGGTCACGATCAGCATGATCCCGCCGGGCAGCCCGGTCATCGGGACCGGTTCGCAGGCGGTCAGGCTGATGTCGACTTCCGGCTGAGCGCGCCGGGCGTTCTGCACGGCCCGATCCAGCGTCTCGCACAGCTCGAACGATTCGAAGGCGCCCTGGTCGGTGAGTTCGTCCACGGCGAGTCGTTCCAGATCGGTCAGGGTGTGCTCGATCTGGCGTTCGGCCGCGAGCACGTCGGCCAGCACCGCGCCACGCTGCTCGGCGGGCAGTTCCGTCCCGGCGAGCACCTGGAGATCGGTGCGCAGGGCGGTGAGCGGGGTGCGCAGTTCGTGCGCGCAGACTGCGGCGAAATCGCGGGCGCCCGCCAGCGCCTGCCTGGTCTCGCCGTGTGCGGTGTCCAGGCGTGCCAGCATCCGGTTGATCGCGTCGGACAATTCCTCGGCTTCTCGTGCGCCACGTCCGGACAGCGGCGGCAACTCGTCGAGGGTGTCGATCTCCTGGGTGGCGTTGGCGAGTCTGCGCAGCGGGCGCGCGGCGAATCCGGCCAGCACCCAACCCAATCCGGCCGCGACGAGCACCCCGCCGACGCCGATACCGAGACCGATCAGCTGGCTGCGGGTGATCGCGGCTTCGACCAGGTCGCGATCGGGATCGAGCCGGACCAGCAGGCCCGGCGCGCCCTGCACCGGCGCGAGCGCGGTGTCCACGGGGGTGAAAGGCACCGTGATCGTGGTGGACGGGTCGGGTGTCGCGGGGCGCGGCGGTGCCGAAAGTGGTGCGCCCGGAACGTCATCGGCGCGCTGGGCAACTTGTACCCGCATCGTCGACACCGTCTGATCGAACTGGCGCGAGCCGGCCACCTTCAGCAGCGCGGCGTAGGTGAGCCCGAGGGTGATCGCCACCAGCGCGGCCACCACGGCCGACACCACGGCAACCCGCATGCGCAACGACCACGAACCACGCGCCGCGCTCACGGCTGGTCCCGCAGCACGAAACCGACCCCGCGCACCGTGTGCACGACCCGCGCGACGCCCTCGGCCTCGAGCTTGCGGCGCAGGTAGGAGACGAACACGTCGACCACATTGGTGTCGGTGGCGAAGTCGTAGCCCCAGACCGCGGCCAGGATCTGCTCGCGGCCGAGCACGATGCCCCTGTTGTCGGCCAGCATCGCCAGCAGTTCGAACTCCCGCTTGGTGAGCTCGACCGGTTGCCCGCCAGAGCGCACCCGATGGCCGGTGAGATCGATCACCACCTCGCCCACCTGGACCGTGCGGCCCGGCGGCGCGGCGGTCACCGGTCGACGCCGCAGCAGGGCGCGCAGCCGGGCGACGAGCTCGCCCAGATCGAACGGTTTGGTCAGGTAGTCGTCGGCGCCGCGTTCCAGGGCCGCGATCCGGTCGGTCACCGCGCTGCGGGCGCTGAGCACGCAGATGGGGATGTCGTTGTCCATCGCCCGCAGGGCGGTGACCACGCCGAC
Proteins encoded in this window:
- a CDS encoding sensor histidine kinase; translated protein: MSAARGSWSLRMRVAVVSAVVAALVAITLGLTYAALLKVAGSRQFDQTVSTMRVQVAQRADDVPGAPLSAPPRPATPDPSTTITVPFTPVDTALAPVQGAPGLLVRLDPDRDLVEAAITRSQLIGLGIGVGGVLVAAGLGWVLAGFAARPLRRLANATQEIDTLDELPPLSGRGAREAEELSDAINRMLARLDTAHGETRQALAGARDFAAVCAHELRTPLTALRTDLQVLAGTELPAEQRGAVLADVLAAERQIEHTLTDLERLAVDELTDQGAFESFELCETLDRAVQNARRAQPEVDISLTACEPVPMTGLPGGIMLIVTNAVSNAVHHGHATEVTVAARADADNIEITIDDNGSGIPEHLSPTAFDRFAKRPGSPGSGLGLALVRQQAELHAGTAELEHSPLGGVRLRVHMAQAPVNTGA
- the lepA gene encoding translation elongation factor 4; this encodes MDRVRRYPSRSGVASSFADTTFTDPSRIRNFCIIAHIDHGKSTLADRMLQLTGVVEERAMRAQYLDRMDIERERGITIKAQNVRLPWSIDTAAGREDYVLHLIDTPGHVDFTYEVSRALEACEGAILLVDAAQGIEAQTLANLYLALEKDLTIIPVLNKIDLPAADPDRYAAELAHIVGCEPEDVLRVSGKTGVGVTELLDKVIEAVPAPVGDSDAPARAMIFDSVYDTYRGVITYIRVVDGKITPREKIKMMSTGATHELLEVGIVSPEPKPTQGLGVGEVGYLITGVKDVRQSKVGDTVTSARNGATAPLTGYREPRPMVYSGLYPVDGSDYPDLRDALDKLQLNDAALTYEPETSVALGFGFRCGFLGLLHMEITRERLQREFGLDLISTAPNVVYRVEMEDGTEHIVTNPSYWPEGKARHVYEPIVKCTVISPSEFIGSIMELCQQRRGELGGMDYLSETRVELRYTMPMAEIIFDFFDSLKSRTRGYASLDYEEAGEQAADLVKVDILLQGEAVDAFSAIVHRDAAQAYGHKLTTKLRELIPRQQFEVPIQAAIGSKIIARENIRAIRKDVLAKCYGGDISRKRKLLEKQKEGKKRMKTIGRVEVPQEAFVAALSSDSDKPKK
- a CDS encoding transglutaminase family protein, translating into MSWRIRVVHTTGYVYDAPVTRSFNEARLTPRADSRQNVILNRVETVPATRAYRYTDYWGTAVTAFDLHAPHTELEVTGSSVVETEPFSEPTEELTWEELRAGPVVDRFDEMLSPTAYVPRDRKLATVARQLSRGEPPAKAVVRAAEWVHKEMDYIAGTTSVHTSALQAFAERRGVCQDYAHLTLVLLRSMGIPSRYVSGYLHPKPSAAIGETVAGQSHAWIEAWTGQWWGYDPTNNLAVNEQHVSVGVGRDYADVPPLKGVFSGGGSTDLEVVVEVTRLA
- a CDS encoding type II toxin-antitoxin system PemK/MazF family toxin gives rise to the protein MASSWNTLGKQLGVIAKEQGPKIVRKQGPRLLEKLVGALATKPGPAVAVRPTASTPVPTAHRARQIVYCPQLDGRADPGEIVWTWVPFEEDPTNGKDRPVLVVGRDRKTLLGLMLSSKPERAHDHNWVGIGSGPWDNAGRASWVRLDRVIDVPEDGIRREGAIVERKTFDLVAHRLVAEYSWS
- a CDS encoding response regulator transcription factor, with protein sequence MTGQQILVVDDEVRVLASLRRGLELSGFDVITAGDGAQALALVRSAAPDAMVLDVNMPELDGVGVVTALRAMDNDIPICVLSARSAVTDRIAALERGADDYLTKPFDLGELVARLRALLRRRPVTAAPPGRTVQVGEVVIDLTGHRVRSGGQPVELTKREFELLAMLADNRGIVLGREQILAAVWGYDFATDTNVVDVFVSYLRRKLEAEGVARVVHTVRGVGFVLRDQP
- a CDS encoding aquaporin, which translates into the protein MPTAQELVETDPVSEPKKWAAEALGTFILVICGLGTLVLAGDRVGALGVAFAFGLTLMFLVYAIGPISGCHVNPAVTLGQLLLGRISAVGAAGYVIAQLIGAFLAGLVLFALAKNLPSYDRGVDGLGANGWGAHSPSALTGPLGEAVLQNGYGLAATIIIEVMLTALLVFVVLASTDQISDVPLAGLSIGVTLTVIYLVSLPIDNTSVNPARSLAVAPYQDGAMAQVWAFVVFPLIGGALGALVYGLVFGRSRDPHT